A segment of the Gemmatimonadaceae bacterium genome:
GATACTCCGCCGGCTGGAACGAATCCTTCCCGAAGAGGATGCGATCCTGGTACTTCACGAAGAAATCGTGCGCGCCGCGTGGCTGGCGGCCGATGTCGTACAGGACGGCGCCAACCTCGGTGTAGACGTTAGGCATCTCGTCCAGCATCTTGCCCAGGCGACCGAGGTCGTTCGCGTGCCAGCCCATGTGTGCGGCGACGAAGGTCGTGCGCGGATGTTTGTGGAACAAGTTGTCCCGCTCCGTCATCAGCTCCTCGAAGCGCGGGAAGCGATCGGGCGGATAGCGACGACCCGGAAAGAGGGCCAGCTCGAGCCACCGTTCGTTCTTCATGTCGATCGGCTCGAAGAATTGCTCGGGATCCGCAGTGTGGATGAAGACGGGAATGCCGAGTCTCGCACACGCGTCCCAGATCGGATCCAGCTCGGGGTCGTCGAGCTTGAGGCGCGTGCCGTCGGCCTTCTTGATCGTTAGGCCGAAGCTCTTCGGGATTTCGCCGACGCCAACGGCACCGGCGGCGAGGTCCGCTTGCAATTGGGCGATGGCCTTCTCCGCCCATCCCGGTCCAACGTTGCGGAAATCGATCCCCGCGAGCACGCGCACGCGATCTTTCATCTGCGCCGAGGCGCGAATCGCGGTGACGGCGCGCTTCAGGCGATCCCCGCTCAGGTTGTCGGCAGCGAGCATGACGCGCACGTTCAAACTGTCCATCGCGGCACCGAGCGTCGCGAGCCCTTCGGCCGACTCGAGGAGGCCTTCCGGATGACCATGGAAGTCGATGGCCGGATACTTGGCACGCCTAACGAGATGTGCCGGTGTGACGAGCGTCGATCGCGGGCGATAGTCGAGGATGCTCGGCGCGGCGAGATCGGGGGCCATGCAGCTGCCCGGCCGCACTTCCGTCGTACCTTCGGGGCAGCTTTCGCCCTGTTGAATCGTGGTGACGGGCCGGCCGCCGCGGCCACCAGGCCGGCCGGTCTGTGCGACAGCGTCGGTAGCGATGAGCGAGCACACGCCGATGAGCGTGAAGACAAGACGCATTAGGACTCCGAGCCGATTTGCCT
Coding sequences within it:
- a CDS encoding amidohydrolase family protein, with protein sequence MRLVFTLIGVCSLIATDAVAQTGRPGGRGGRPVTTIQQGESCPEGTTEVRPGSCMAPDLAAPSILDYRPRSTLVTPAHLVRRAKYPAIDFHGHPEGLLESAEGLATLGAAMDSLNVRVMLAADNLSGDRLKRAVTAIRASAQMKDRVRVLAGIDFRNVGPGWAEKAIAQLQADLAAGAVGVGEIPKSFGLTIKKADGTRLKLDDPELDPIWDACARLGIPVFIHTADPEQFFEPIDMKNERWLELALFPGRRYPPDRFPRFEELMTERDNLFHKHPRTTFVAAHMGWHANDLGRLGKMLDEMPNVYTEVGAVLYDIGRQPRGAHDFFVKYQDRILFGKDSFQPAEYPYYWRVFETHDEYFDYYRNYHAFWKLYGIDLPDSVLKKVYYANAEKITRGLPR